CGTATCCGGCACTGCCCGCTGAATTGATTTCTCGCTTCGCCACGGTCTGTTCCGGCGTCCTCGGTGGGCGTGACAGAATGGAATAGAAAATCGCGTCGACTCGGTCTTCAAACGTGGGAGCTCGCAGAACGGTGTCGTAGATCACACTGCCGCGTTCCAGCATCATGTGAGTGATCTCGCCGTTAAACATTGTCAGAATCTGACTCACGCTGCCGTCGCGTCCGGAACTGGCTATTAGCTCACGGTCGCTCTGGCCGAATTGTCGCAAGAAATGATTCGGCGGCAATGGCGATGATAATTCGGACGCTCGTGCCAGCGTCATGCCTTTGTACGAATTGCGTTTTCTGGTGATCGTGCGCTGAGCCCCCGACGAGAAGTTCTTGTTGTATTCGTCGGCAATGGTCTGCACTTCAATCACGGTGGCTTTGTCCAGATCCATATCGATGACCTGACCAAGTTCGTCGGTTGACGGACGGGTAAACGATTGAGGGTTGTAAACCGCCAGCGTAAGTAGCGAATCCCAAATCTGCTCGGCCGTCATGCGCCGTAGCACGGGGCCCGGAAAGTAGTAGGGCTCAGAAAGGTCAACATCTGAGGCCGTGGCTTCTCGCTGCCAAGCTTTGGTGTAGAAGATCGTGCGTTGCAGTCGACGAGTGTCAAAGTTGCTGCGGATCAACTCGGAGGTTAGAAAATCCAGCACGTCCGGGTTGCTGGCCACGCTGTCATCGCGAATATCGTCAACCGGTTCGATCAGCCCGATTCCAAAAGCCTTCTTCCAGAGTCGGTTGGCCATGTTCTTTGCGAAGCGAGGATTCTTCTGGCTGGTCATCCAGTCGGCCAACACCTGCCGTGAAGACTTTCCTTTTGTCACGGTTTCCGCGTCGCCGAAGATGGGTTTCATCTTCACGACCTCTTTAGGTTTCGCGTCTTCATACTGGTAGTCGTGAGGCAGGCGCAGGCTGCGAGGTTGTTCCCAGACTTCAAACAGATTGGCGTTGATGACTCGGCTAAAGTTTCCGCCCGTGTTGGCGTCCGGGTCCATCTTCTTGAGCTCGTTACGCAGACGGCTTAACGGGTTGCCTTTGGTGAATCGCTTTTTGTCGCCCGCGTAGGCTCGCGTGCGAACGCCGTACCAATACGCAGACATCTCGTAGTATTCACGTTGCGTC
This DNA window, taken from Fuerstiella marisgermanici, encodes the following:
- a CDS encoding DUF1549 and DUF1553 domain-containing protein, with the translated sequence MRKIVRSVFVIVLILQCTFLMADEKKKKPVSKVPRGSGTVDWGPVAPVDAASTAAVRDAAAKIDRMLEDGYRRHEITPNATLSDSLFCRRAYLEIGGRIPRLDEIGVFVQSRDRTRREKLIDDLLGSHDHVSHMFNYWADILRLQDHPINGNQLAQPYHEWIKDCIRTNKPYDEWVREMLTAEGRIWQNPAVGFAMRDSNMELDAVDNMVQVFLGTQIGCAQCHDHPFDHWTQREYYEMSAYWYGVRTRAYAGDKKRFTKGNPLSRLRNELKKMDPDANTGGNFSRVINANLFEVWEQPRSLRLPHDYQYEDAKPKEVVKMKPIFGDAETVTKGKSSRQVLADWMTSQKNPRFAKNMANRLWKKAFGIGLIEPVDDIRDDSVASNPDVLDFLTSELIRSNFDTRRLQRTIFYTKAWQREATASDVDLSEPYYFPGPVLRRMTAEQIWDSLLTLAVYNPQSFTRPSTDELGQVIDMDLDKATVIEVQTIADEYNKNFSSGAQRTITRKRNSYKGMTLARASELSSPLPPNHFLRQFGQSDRELIASSGRDGSVSQILTMFNGEITHMMLERGSVIYDTVLRAPTFEDRVDAIFYSILSRPPRTPEQTVAKREINSAGSAGYGNVIWALINTKEFLFIQ